The sequence below is a genomic window from Streptomyces sp. V1I1.
GACTTCCTCGAATCGGGATTGCGGGAAGTAGGCCAGGACGAGGGTCGCGTTGTCGTTGGTCGGTACGGCAGCCACCCAACTCGAGGGTTTCTCATAGAGTTCGAGGGCGGCCGGCACGTCTTCCCAGTATCCGTAGTAGGCGCAGGTCAGCTTCGGGCCCTGAACGGTGTAGCGCGCCCGGCTGAGCCTGGCGACCGTGGAGCGCATTCCGTCCGCGCCGATCACCAGATGGGCTCGTTCGCTGAAGGAGCGGCCGCGGTGCTTGCCCTCCACGCCAATGACGCGTCCGGTGTCGTCGCGCAGGAGGCGGGTCACCGAGGTCCGGTCGCGGAAGTCGACGCCGGCCGCGACGGCTGCGTCCACCAGGATGGCGTCCAGGACGTGGCGGCGGGGGGCGTATCCGGCGCGCTGTCCCTCAACGCCTCGGGCGCAGCCTTCGAGACGGATGTCGGCCACTTCGTAGACCGCGCGGTCAAGGGGTGGGCAGCCTGAGGCGCGTACGGTCTCGAGCAGGCCCCAGCGGGCGAGTGCCGCGACGCCGGGCTGGTGGATGAGGTGGGTGGAGAGGGTGTCGGAAGGGAATGCCGCCCGGTCGAGCATGAGTACCCGGTATCCCGCGCGGGCGAGCAGCATGGCTGTGGGAGCTCCGGCGCAACGCGCCCCTACCACGATGGCGTCGAACATGTGCGTGCCTCACAGACATCGGGACTGGGTGGGAGCCGCGATGCCGCGTGGGAGGGGCAGCCTCGGGCGTCAGCTCCGGACGAGGGACGGGACGTGCGCCTATGGTGTGTGGACATTCCGGCATTGGATTCAGTGACGGCGCCCGAGTTCGGCGAGCAGGGCGTGCCGGTCGATCTTGCCATTCGGGTTGAGCGGCAGTTCGTCGAGGATGACGATCCGGCGCGGGAGCATGTACGGCGGCAGGCGGTCGCCCAGTGCGGAATACAGCTGCTGGGTGGCACACTCGGCGCCGCTGACCGCGGCCTCCAGTTCCGGCTCGCCGTCAGAAGCGTGCACAGCGAGGACGATCGCGTCGCGTACGCCGGGCTGCTCCCTGAGCATGGACTCGATCTCCCCGAGTTCGATCCGGTGCCCGCGGATCTTGACCTGGTGGTCGGTCCGTCCCAGGTGGACCAGGTGGCCGTCGTGCATGGTGGCCCGGTCTCCGGTGCGGTACCAGTGCTGATCGGTCAGCGGCGTGGCTTCGGTGTGGATTGGGGTCTCCGCTGCTCGAGCGGAGCCGAGAGCTTGGGGAAGGACGGCGACGCTGTCCTCGAAGGGCAGGAACCGGCCATCGTTGTTGGCCGGTTCCAGGTAGCCGGGGAACCGCTGCGGACCGCGGATGCAGAGCTCGCCGGTCTCGGCCGACCGGCCGTTCTCGTCCAGCAGGAGGAGATCCAATGTCGGGTAGCAAGTCCCGATCGGCAGCGTCCCGTTGGCTGTTCTCGGCCAGTCCGCCCGGCTGCGAGGCAGCCGGTAGGCGGTGCAGGAGATGGTGAGCTCGGTCGGGCCGTAGAGGACTTCCAGAGTGCTTCTCGGCGCGGCCGCCTGCCATTCCTGTGCCGCCGCCAGGGGCAGCGGCTCGCCGCCGAACACGCTCCAGCGCAGGGTGGGCATGCTGTTGGGCGCCAGCGTGCCCAGGCGTGAGGCGAAGGTGATCAGTGACGGCACCGAGAACCAGTGGGTGAGCCGCTGGTCATTGATCGTTTTCACCGGTGACAGGAGTTGGCTGCGCCTCGGCACCACGAGCGTGCCTCCGGATGCCCAGGCGACGAACAGGTCGTGCACCGAGCCGTCGAAGGTGAGGTCGAAGGTCTGTGAGAGTCGGCTGCCCGGCCCGACGTCGTACCGGGACGCCACATGGCCGAGGTAGGCGGAGAGGTTGCGGTGCAAGATCGGCACTCCCTTGGGGGTGCCGGTCGACCCGGACGTGAAGATGATGTACGCGACATCGTCCGGGTTCGCTTCCGGGTGGGGCAGTTCGGGGGGCGGCTCGGTTGTCAGGGCCTCGAGCTCCTTGGGGCCCGCCACGAGCAGCGGGATCCCGAGGTCGGCGCCGGCTTCGGGGGTGTCTGCCAGGGCCAGCTCCAGACCTGCCTCCTTGGCAATGTGGGCGGTGCGGGCGGGCGGGTGCTCCGGGTTGAGGGGCACGATGGCCGCGCCAGTCCGCAGGATGGCGAGGTAGCCGGCGTACGCGGTCACCGAGCGGCTTGCCAGCAGCCCCACACGCCGGGGCGTCTCGCCGCCGTTGGCTGCGACCAGCCGGGCCGCGAGCCGCTCCGCCAGGTCGCGCAGTTCGCCGTAGGTCAGTCGCTCCTCGCCCACTTCCAGGGCGGTGCAGTCCTGGCCGAAGGTGTCGGCGGAGCGGGCGAACCACGCGTACGCGGTCTGCGGATTGCTCATGACGCGTGTGCCTCCAGTGCGTGGACCCACTCACGCAGCGCGCCCACCGTGCGCAGCCGGCCGAAGTCCTCGGGGTCGACGTCACGGCCGGACTTCTTGGACAGCTGCACGATGAGCCGCAGCTTCGCCAGCGAGTCGATCCCGATCGCGTCGAGCGTGGAGCCGTCGTCGAAGGGGGTGCGCGCGTGCTCGCGCAGCACCCAGGCAGCCAGGTCGCCGCTGTCCTCGTCCCGGTCCTCGCCGGGCCAGTAGCGCTTCGTCTGCCAGGGATAGCCGGGCAACGGCACGAAGCGGCCATGCTCCCCGAACACCTCGTCCCAGGCCACCGTCTCACCCTTGCTGTAGCGGTCCGCGGCCGCGGCCAGTACCGCGGGAGTCGCGCCTGATGCCGGTGTTCCTCCGGTCCCGCTGAGCGCGGCTGCCATCTCCTGGTGGGAGGACCCGATGACCGCCAGGCGCTGTTCGTGATGCTGACGGCGGGTGGCCGCGCTGTAGCAGATGTCGCGAAGGGAAAGCGTGGCGCCTTGCCCGTCGGGACCGAGGTAGGCGGTGTAGGAACGGGCCAGGGCGTCCAGGGCTGCGGAGGTGCGGGCGGAGAGCACCAGTACGTACGGCGTGCCGCTCGCCGCTGCCGTGGCGTCGGCCGGGCGGGTGTCGCCCTGTCGGATCACCACATGCGCGTTGAGGGACGAGGAGCCCTGCCCGGAGATGCCGGCGATGGCCGGCCGGTCGCGGTCGGGCAGGTCAAAGAGCTTCCCCGGTACCACCAGCGGCAGCTCGTCCCAGGCAATCCGGGGATGCGGGGTGTTGAGATGGAGGCTGGGCGGAATCTGGCCGTGTTCCAGGCACAGCACGGTTTTGATCAGTCCGGCCATGCCGCCGGCGGCCTCCGCGTGGCCGATGTTCGTCTTTATCGAGCCGACGAGCAGCGGTCTGTCCGATGGCCGGCCCTCACCCAGGACCTCGCCCAGTGCGCTGATCTCCAGGTAGTCGAGTGTGGGTGAGCCGACCCCGTGCGCCTCTACGTAGTCCACATCGGCCGGGGCCACCCCGGCATCCTCGTACGCCCACCGGAGCGCCTCGACCTGCCCGGTCATCGACGGGTTCAGCAGCGAGTCGCTCGTGCGGCCGTCGTTGCTGACGGCGCTGCCTTGGATGACGGCTCGTATTCGGTCGCCGTCGGCCAGGGCGTCGGCGAGACGCTTGAGGACGACGACGCCCACTCCGTCGCTCGGCGCGTGGCCGTCAGCGCTCGCGTCGCCGAACTTGCTCCGGCCGTCGGCAGCCAGGGCCCCGGCCTGCGTCATCATGACGCCCTCATCCGGCCGGAGCTTGAGGTTCACACCCGCGGCCAGCGCGAGGGGGCTCTCGCGTGCGCGCAGGCTCTGCACGGCACTGTGGACGGCCACCAGCGAGGACGAGCAGGCCGTGTCAACCACAACGCTGGGGCCGCGGAAGTCGAAGACGTAGGACAGGCGGGCCGGCAGCAGCGAGCGGAAGTTGTTGAACTGCGAGGGCGTCACTGCTTCCAGGCCCTCGCGGAACTGGATCTCCAGGTAGTCCGAGCGGGCGTTGCCGACGAAGACCCCGGTCCGGCTGCCGGCCAGCTCGTCGGGTCGCTGGCCCGCGTCTTCCAGGGCTTCCCAGGCCGTCATCAGCAGCAGCCGTTGCTGCGGATCGAGTTCCACCGCCTCCGTGGAGGACATATCGAAGAACTCCGCGTCGAACTCCGCCACTCCGTCCACGTAACCCGCGCGACGGCTGCCGATCGTCCCTGGTCCCGGCTGTGGGGAGTACAGGGCGTCCACGTCGTAGCGTTCAGGCGGTGTCTCGCTTGTGACGTCCACACCGTCTCGGAGCAATTCCCACAGCTCATCGGTCCCTGATGCGCCGGGGAGCCGGCAGGCCATGCCGATCACTGCCACCGACCGTGCGTCCACGTCCGACCTGTTCATCAGAACACTCCTTCGATGCTTTCCCGATGTCCGTGTGCGATGGTGCAGTTCACGTTGCTCCATGCTCCATGGCTCTCCCGAGAGCGTCGGCCGCGGGCCTCTCTGAGCTGTCTGCCACACGCCATACCGCTGAAAGCTCCGGGGATCGGGGCGGATGAGAACGGGTCGCTGGGTGATACGAACCCTGACGTCGTCGTGCAGGGCTCGTTACTTGAGTGGGCACGTCGCCTGTCGTGGTGCCTCACCGACTGGCACAGGCGCCGCCCGCGGGCGGCGAAGTCCGCGCCCAGCAGCACGGAACTTGAGGCGCCGTCCATAACTCAGTCGATGGGTGGTGGCGGCGGATGCGGCACCGTGCTCCTGCGGGCAGCGCCGAGGTGCAAATGGCATGCGGCGCGACCGCGAGGGCGCCGGCTCCGGATCGCGGCCTCAACCCCGCAATGGCGGATCTTGGCGTGACATCGTGCAGAGCACCATGGCCGACAGGGCTCTGCTGTCGACGCCTGCGGCAGTATGCCCACAGCCCGAACTGCACTTGACCCACGGCGCTGTACCCCTCCCCGAAGTCACTCGGCACAACTCCATTCCATCCACGGGCCTCGACGGGAGAGCGCCCACCACCTGCACTCCTGCGCCGGACCCCCGAACCTGGGTTCGCAGTCCGGTACCGCGTAAGAGCGCACACTCCATCGCCGCAAACAAGCCTGCCCACCGCACGATTGTCATATGCACAACCGTTTCTGCTCGTGCCGGCATCAAGGATTGGCGGGAAGTGATCGCCTGAGGTTGAAACCTTGCCCAGTCTGGACAGGATTCAGGGTTGGGCATCTGCAGGCACCCGCCAGGACCGGGGGCGGCCACGCGGGCGCCGAGGCGATGTCGGTGTGACAAGTGATACAGAAATGATCCCAGTGCGGCAATCCTCGGCTCCCGGATCTGCTTTCATCTGGAAACATGGATCCCCTGACATCTGATCAGACCCGGCTCGCGGGCGAGCAGCGGAGGCTTCGACTGCAGGTTCTCGGCCTCAACAGCGTTGAGGCCGAAGCCACGTTCGACCGTGTCGCGCGGCTTGCGGCCAGCTTCACTCAGGCACCCCTGGCCATGGTCAACTTCATCAACGACGAGCGACAGATGTTCCGCGGCATGTACGTCCCGCCCACCTCGCCCGACGACAAGGCGAACACCGATGGCCGCGGCATCGTCTTCGACCTCAGCGACATCGCCCGCGAGGCGCCAAGTGACTACGGCTTCTGCCCCCATGTGGTGGCCCAGGGGTCCCAGCTGGCCCTGGACGATGTCTTCGACTACCCGCGGTTCAGAGGCAACCCATTGGTCAACGACATGGGCGTGCGCTCCTACCTCGGTACCCCGCTCCGGGACAACACCGGCATGATCCTCGGCACCGTGTGCGTGGCCGACATGGTGGCCCGTACCTGGGATCGCAAGCTCAAGGAGGGCATGCAAGAACTCACCGAGACCCTGCTGTCGGACTTCAAGTTGCGTGACAGCCTGCTCGCCCAGCAGCAGGAGCTGTTCGCCGTCTTCGACGGCGCCCCCTTCCCCATCATGCTCACCGAGGGACCGAACCACCTGCTGCGCTACGCCAACGGCAAGCAGGGCGCGGCCTTCGGCATGGTCCCGCAGTTCAGCCCCGGGCGGCAGGTCCTGACCGGGCTCGAAGCCATCGGTGTCTTCAACGCGATGGACGAGGCCTTCCACACCGGTCAGACCACCACGCTTCCCCGGGCGTCGATCAGCACGTACGACTCCCCCTCACCCCAGGACTTCAGCTTCCTCTGCACTCCGGTGCGGACGTCACCCAACGCACCGGTCAGCGGAGTTCTGACGGTGGCCATGAACGCCAGTCAGCAGTTTTATCCCGGCAATGAGCAGCGGGTATTCGCGGCCAATGTCCAGGAGCGGTTCGAGCAGCTGGGCTCAAGCGGCTTCCGGGGGACGATCCCGGGCCAACGAGGATAGAACACCCAAAACATGTGGTAACGCCTCACCGTCGACCGTGGTTCCCGGCCGCACCACGCGGCCGGGAACCAACGACGCCACCCAGAAGCGTCTGCGCCCCTTCCACGCGGCAGGGCCTGGCCATTACGGCCGGTGAGCTGGCAGGATCGCGCCATGCCCTCGGCCCTGTCCCGCATCAGCCGCCGCCGCGCCCTCCAGGGCTCGGCGGTCGCACTGGCGCTGTTCGGGCTGCTGATGTGGTGGCTGCTGCCGATCGGGAATTCCTCGCCGAGCGGCGCCCTGACCTTCAGCACGGGATCACAGAACGGCGTCTATCAGCGGTACGGCGTGCTGCTGAAGGGGGCGCTCGCCCGCGATCTGCCGGATGTGACGATCGACCTGAAGACCAGCGAGGGCTCGCAGCAGAATCTCGCGCGGGTGGCGGCCGGCGAGGCAGACTTCACCATCGCCACGGCCGACGCGGTCGCCAAGTACATACGGGAAAAAAAGCCCGGAGCCGACCGGCTGCGCGGTTGCGCACGGCTGTATGACGACTATGTCCAGCTGGTCGTCCCCAGGGGTTCCCCGGTGCTGTCGGTGCGTGATCTGCGAGGCAAGCGGGTGGGCATCGGGCAGGAGGGTTCCGGTGTACGGCTGACTGCCGACCGGCTGCTGAAGGCCGCGGGGCTCGACCCGAAGCGGGACATCAAACCGCTCGCCGCCGGGATCGACACTGTGCCGGGGCGGCTGGAGGCACGCGAGCTGGACGCGTTCTTCTGGTCGGGCGGCCTGCCCACTTCGGCCGTCGAGGAGCTGTCCGAGCGCTTCCAGATCCGGCTGGTGCCGCTGGAGGCCGACCTCATCGACAAGCTGCACGCCCCCGGCGAGGCGACCAGCTACTACCGCTCCGCCGTGATGCCCGCCGACGCCTACCGGGAGGCGCAGAACGGGGAGCCCGTGCCGACGGTGGCGGTGGCGAATCTGCTGGTCACGACCGACCGGATGGACCCGGCGATGACCGAGGGCTTCACCCGCACGGTGATCAAGAGCAGGGACCGGATCGGCAACACGGTGCACCCGGCGCAGCTGGTGGATCTGCGCACCGCTGTCTACACGGACCCGCTGCCGCTGCACGAAGGGGCAAGGCGCTACTACCGCTCGGTCAAGCCGTAGGGGACGTACGCGGGACGGTGACGGTCACCCGCAGACCCTTCGGTTTTTGGTGGGCGTATGCGATCGAGCCACCGCCCGCCGCCAGCAGGGCGCGCGAGATGGACAGGCCGAGGCCCGAGCCCTTGACGTTCTGGTGGCGGCCGCTGCGCCAGAAGCGGTCGCCGATACGAGCCAGTTCCTCATCGGTCAGGCCCGGGCCGCCGTCGGTGATCACGATGGTGGAGCTCTCGCCGTTCGAGGCGACCGAGACGGTGACCTCCTCGCCCCGGGGTGTGAACTTCAGGGCGTTGTCGATCACCGCGTCGAGGGCGCTGGAGAGCGCGACCGGGTCGGCCCACGCGGTGACCGCGGCCCTGTGCTCGGTCAGCCGGACGCCCTTGTCATCCGCGAGTGGACGCCAGGCGGCGACGCGCTCGGCCGCCAGTGCGCCGATGTCGGTGAGCTGGAGGTCGGCGGCGGCATGCTCGGCCAGAGCCAGGTCCAGCAGGTCGTCGAGGACCTGGGCGAGGCGCTTGCCCTCGGTGCGGACCGAGGCGATCTCCTCGTTCCCCTCGGGGAGTTCGAGTGCGAGGAGCTCGATACGCAGCAGCAGTGCCGCGAGCGGGTTGCGCAGCTGGTGGGAGGCGTCGGCGACGAACGCCCGCTGCTGTTCCAGTACTTCTTCGACGTTGTCCGCCATCTCGTTGAACGAGCGAGCCAGGCGTCTGAGTTCCGGCGGGCCGCCGGCCGCCGCGACGCGCGAGTTCATCTGCCCGGTGGCGATGTCATGGGTGGCCGCGTCCAGAATCCGTACGGGCCGCAGCACCCAGCCCGTGAGGCGGAAGGCGGCGCCGACGGCCACCAGCATCGCCGCGCACTCGCCTGCCGCTATCAGCAGCCAGTTCCGCAGTACGCGTGAGCGCAGCTGGCTGGTGGGCGAGTCGGTGAACACGACGGCGACGACGTCCCCGTCCCGTACGACGGGTGAGGCGACGACCAGCCGGCCGCCGTGCTGCCACGGCCAGACCTGCGGCGGGTCCTGGCTGCGCCGCCCGGTCAGCGCCTCCTTGAACGCCTCGCGGCCCTCGCCGCTCTGCGGCACCGTCCAGCTCTCGGGGGCGCGCGCCATGGCGTCACCGTCGCGGTAGAAGACGCCGGCCCTGATGCCGTAAGTGTCGTGGTAGCGGTCGAGCTGCTCCTGAAGCATGGAGCGCCGCTTGTCGAGGCTCAAGCCCGAGCGCTCGGTGACGAACTGCGCGAGCGCCGCGAAGCGCACCGTGTCGTCGATCCGGTCGACGACGACCTGCTGCTGCTGCGCGGCGGCGACGCTCACGGCCAGGGGGAAGCCGAGCGCGAGCAGCACGCCCGCCATGAGGACGATGAGCAGCGGGAGAAGTCGGGTACGCACCGGGGTCTACGGGCCTTACGCGTCGGCGGGAGCGACGAGCCGGTAGCCGACGCCGCGCACGGTCTCGATCAGGGCGGGCATCCGCAGCTTGGAGCGCAGCGACGCCACATGCACCTCGAGGGTGCGGCCGGTCCCTTCCCAACTGGTGCGCCACACCTCGCTGATGATCTGCTCCCGGCGGAAGACGACTCCCGGCCGCTGCGCGAGCAGCGCCAGCAGGTCGAATTCCTTGCGGGTCAGCTGGACCGCGGCACCGTCGACGCTGACGCGCCGGGTGGGCAGCTCGATGATGACCTTGCCGAGCCGCAGCGCGTGCTCGGACGCGGGCCCGGCGGCGTCGTCAGCACCGGCGTTGCGCCGGCTCACGGCGTGGATGCGGGCCAGCAACTCCCCGGTGTCGTACGGCTTGACGACATAGTCGTCGGCCCCGAGGTTGAGCCCGTGTATCCGGGAGCGTACGTCGGCCCGCGCGGTCACCATGATCACGGGTGTCGTTGTGAGCTTCCGGATCTTGCCGCACACCTGGTAGCCGTCCTGGTCGGGCAGCCCCAGATCGAGAAGTACGACCCCGAAGGGCGGCTTCTCGGGATGCGTGGCGGGCAGCACTGCCTTCAGCGCCTCTTCGCCGTTGCGGGCGTGCACCACCTCGAAGCCGTGCTTGGCGAGCACCGCGGACAGGGCGGCGGCGACATGGTTGTCGTCCTCGACGAGCAGCAGTCTCATAGCCCCCCTTCGGTCGTGCGGTCGTATGGCATACCTCGTGCGATGTACCAGGGCATCAAGGCGGATCCCCGCCCCGACAGTCAAGTGCCTACCCGTTACATGCCTGTTTCCGTTACCCACCCGGTACGCCGATCACCACCCTGTTCACGCATAGTGTCCGGTTGCGGCCGGATCGTTATGCTCAATTTCCCCTCAGATGTAATGACGCTGGTCGCAGCGCGTGACTAAGGTCCTCCCAACCGAGGAGGACGGAGCAAGAAGCCGATGAGCGGAGTTTCAGTGACCAAGGGCGCCGAGGACGCTGTGCCCACCGGGGGCGACCTGGTCGTGCTGAGCAACGTCAACAAGCACTTCGGCGCGCTGCATGTGCTCCAGGACATCGACCTGACCATCGCCCGTGGCGAGGTCGTGGTCGTCATCGGGCCCTCCGGGTCCGGAAAGTCCACGCTGTGCCGCACCATCAACCGCCTGGAGACGATCGACTCCGGCGCGATCTCGATCGACGGGAAGGCGCTGCCCCAGGAGGGCAGGGAGCTGGCCCGGCTGCGCGCCGACGTGGGCATGGTCTTCCAGTCCTTCAACCTCTTCGCACATAAGACTGTGCTGGAGAACGTGATGCTGGGCCAGGTCAAGGTCCGCAAGGCCGACAAGAAGGCCGCCGAGCAGAAGGCGCGCACGCTGCTCGACCGGGTCGGCGTCGGCTCGCAGGCCGAGAAGTACCCGGCGCAGCTCTCCGGCGGCCAGCAGCAGCGCGTCGCGATCGCGCGAGCGTTGGCGATGGACCCCAAGGTCATGCTCTTCGACGAGCCCACATCGGCGCTCGACCCCGAGATGATCAACGAGGTTCTCGAGGTCATGCAGCAGTTGGCGCGCGACGGGATGACGATGGTTGTAGTCACCCACGAGATGGGCTTTGCCCGCTCCGCCGCGAACCGCGTCGTCTTCATGGCGGACGGCAAGATCGTCGAGGAGGCCACGCCGGACGAGTTCTTCAGCAATCCGCGCAGCGATCGTGCTAAGGACTTCCTTTCGAAGATCCTGCACCACTGACGACCGGCGATCCCCACCACTGACGACCGGCGAGTTACGACACAAGGGATGTTCATCATGAAGCTGCACAAGGCAAGCGCCGCGGCCGCCGCGGCCCTCGTCCTCTCCCTGACCGCGACCGCTTGTGGTGGCGACAGCGACTCGGGCGGCGGCGACGGCGACGGCGGCAAGAAGATCACCGTCGGCATCAAGTACGACCAGCCCGGCCTCGGCCTGAAGACCCCGGACGGCAAGTTCACGGGCTTCGACGTCGACGTCGCCACGTACGTGGCGAAGGAGCTCGGCTACGACGCCAAGGACATCACCTTCAAGCAGGCGCCCAGCGCCGAGCGCGAGAACCTGATCAAGAACGGTGACGTCAAGTTCGTCGTCGCCAGCTACTCGATCAACGACAAGCGCAAGGCGGAGGTCGACTTCGCCGGACCGTACTTCCTGGCCCACCAGGACCTGCTGGTCCGCGCGGACGACAACTCCATCACCAAGGCCACCGACCTCAACTCCAAGAAGCTGTGCTCGGTCACCGGCTCCACCTCGGCACAGAACGTCAAGGAGAAGCTTGCGCCCAAGGCCGACCTGCTGCAGCAGGGCGGCTACTCGGAGTGCCTGACCGGCCTGGAGAACAAGTCCGTCGACGCGCTCACCACTGATAACTCCATCCTGGCCGGCTACGCGGCGCAGAAGGAGCACCAGGGCAAGTTCAAGCTGGTGGGCCTCAGCCTGAGCGACGAGAACTACGGCATCGGCCTGAAGAAGGGCGACAAGGATCTTCAGACGAAGATCAACGC
It includes:
- a CDS encoding NAD(P)/FAD-dependent oxidoreductase — translated: MFDAIVVGARCAGAPTAMLLARAGYRVLMLDRAAFPSDTLSTHLIHQPGVAALARWGLLETVRASGCPPLDRAVYEVADIRLEGCARGVEGQRAGYAPRRHVLDAILVDAAVAAGVDFRDRTSVTRLLRDDTGRVIGVEGKHRGRSFSERAHLVIGADGMRSTVARLSRARYTVQGPKLTCAYYGYWEDVPAALELYEKPSSWVAAVPTNDNATLVLAYFPQSRFEEVRTDTRHAYLGQIRTTAPALYERLHGKRRIERLRGTGDQQNFFRQATGPGWALVGDAGHHKDSITARGISDAFLQAETLARRVGDRLGGDPQQLDQALLDYAEDRDTSLAPAYESTLAVAQLAQHEQRLSLLRAVETDPDLTAIYFDMVAGIETVSALYTPKLLALL
- a CDS encoding amino acid adenylation domain-containing protein, whose translation is MSNPQTAYAWFARSADTFGQDCTALEVGEERLTYGELRDLAERLAARLVAANGGETPRRVGLLASRSVTAYAGYLAILRTGAAIVPLNPEHPPARTAHIAKEAGLELALADTPEAGADLGIPLLVAGPKELEALTTEPPPELPHPEANPDDVAYIIFTSGSTGTPKGVPILHRNLSAYLGHVASRYDVGPGSRLSQTFDLTFDGSVHDLFVAWASGGTLVVPRRSQLLSPVKTINDQRLTHWFSVPSLITFASRLGTLAPNSMPTLRWSVFGGEPLPLAAAQEWQAAAPRSTLEVLYGPTELTISCTAYRLPRSRADWPRTANGTLPIGTCYPTLDLLLLDENGRSAETGELCIRGPQRFPGYLEPANNDGRFLPFEDSVAVLPQALGSARAAETPIHTEATPLTDQHWYRTGDRATMHDGHLVHLGRTDHQVKIRGHRIELGEIESMLREQPGVRDAIVLAVHASDGEPELEAAVSGAECATQQLYSALGDRLPPYMLPRRIVILDELPLNPNGKIDRHALLAELGRRH
- a CDS encoding beta-ketoacyl synthase N-terminal-like domain-containing protein, with amino-acid sequence MNRSDVDARSVAVIGMACRLPGASGTDELWELLRDGVDVTSETPPERYDVDALYSPQPGPGTIGSRRAGYVDGVAEFDAEFFDMSSTEAVELDPQQRLLLMTAWEALEDAGQRPDELAGSRTGVFVGNARSDYLEIQFREGLEAVTPSQFNNFRSLLPARLSYVFDFRGPSVVVDTACSSSLVAVHSAVQSLRARESPLALAAGVNLKLRPDEGVMMTQAGALAADGRSKFGDASADGHAPSDGVGVVVLKRLADALADGDRIRAVIQGSAVSNDGRTSDSLLNPSMTGQVEALRWAYEDAGVAPADVDYVEAHGVGSPTLDYLEISALGEVLGEGRPSDRPLLVGSIKTNIGHAEAAGGMAGLIKTVLCLEHGQIPPSLHLNTPHPRIAWDELPLVVPGKLFDLPDRDRPAIAGISGQGSSSLNAHVVIRQGDTRPADATAAASGTPYVLVLSARTSAALDALARSYTAYLGPDGQGATLSLRDICYSAATRRQHHEQRLAVIGSSHQEMAAALSGTGGTPASGATPAVLAAAADRYSKGETVAWDEVFGEHGRFVPLPGYPWQTKRYWPGEDRDEDSGDLAAWVLREHARTPFDDGSTLDAIGIDSLAKLRLIVQLSKKSGRDVDPEDFGRLRTVGALREWVHALEAHAS
- a CDS encoding GAF domain-containing protein, with protein sequence MDPLTSDQTRLAGEQRRLRLQVLGLNSVEAEATFDRVARLAASFTQAPLAMVNFINDERQMFRGMYVPPTSPDDKANTDGRGIVFDLSDIAREAPSDYGFCPHVVAQGSQLALDDVFDYPRFRGNPLVNDMGVRSYLGTPLRDNTGMILGTVCVADMVARTWDRKLKEGMQELTETLLSDFKLRDSLLAQQQELFAVFDGAPFPIMLTEGPNHLLRYANGKQGAAFGMVPQFSPGRQVLTGLEAIGVFNAMDEAFHTGQTTTLPRASISTYDSPSPQDFSFLCTPVRTSPNAPVSGVLTVAMNASQQFYPGNEQRVFAANVQERFEQLGSSGFRGTIPGQRG
- a CDS encoding TAXI family TRAP transporter solute-binding subunit, which codes for MPSALSRISRRRALQGSAVALALFGLLMWWLLPIGNSSPSGALTFSTGSQNGVYQRYGVLLKGALARDLPDVTIDLKTSEGSQQNLARVAAGEADFTIATADAVAKYIREKKPGADRLRGCARLYDDYVQLVVPRGSPVLSVRDLRGKRVGIGQEGSGVRLTADRLLKAAGLDPKRDIKPLAAGIDTVPGRLEARELDAFFWSGGLPTSAVEELSERFQIRLVPLEADLIDKLHAPGEATSYYRSAVMPADAYREAQNGEPVPTVAVANLLVTTDRMDPAMTEGFTRTVIKSRDRIGNTVHPAQLVDLRTAVYTDPLPLHEGARRYYRSVKP
- a CDS encoding HAMP domain-containing sensor histidine kinase; this encodes MRTRLLPLLIVLMAGVLLALGFPLAVSVAAAQQQQVVVDRIDDTVRFAALAQFVTERSGLSLDKRRSMLQEQLDRYHDTYGIRAGVFYRDGDAMARAPESWTVPQSGEGREAFKEALTGRRSQDPPQVWPWQHGGRLVVASPVVRDGDVVAVVFTDSPTSQLRSRVLRNWLLIAAGECAAMLVAVGAAFRLTGWVLRPVRILDAATHDIATGQMNSRVAAAGGPPELRRLARSFNEMADNVEEVLEQQRAFVADASHQLRNPLAALLLRIELLALELPEGNEEIASVRTEGKRLAQVLDDLLDLALAEHAAADLQLTDIGALAAERVAAWRPLADDKGVRLTEHRAAVTAWADPVALSSALDAVIDNALKFTPRGEEVTVSVASNGESSTIVITDGGPGLTDEELARIGDRFWRSGRHQNVKGSGLGLSISRALLAAGGGSIAYAHQKPKGLRVTVTVPRTSPTA
- a CDS encoding response regulator transcription factor, translating into MRLLLVEDDNHVAAALSAVLAKHGFEVVHARNGEEALKAVLPATHPEKPPFGVVLLDLGLPDQDGYQVCGKIRKLTTTPVIMVTARADVRSRIHGLNLGADDYVVKPYDTGELLARIHAVSRRNAGADDAAGPASEHALRLGKVIIELPTRRVSVDGAAVQLTRKEFDLLALLAQRPGVVFRREQIISEVWRTSWEGTGRTLEVHVASLRSKLRMPALIETVRGVGYRLVAPADA
- a CDS encoding amino acid ABC transporter ATP-binding protein, with the protein product MSGVSVTKGAEDAVPTGGDLVVLSNVNKHFGALHVLQDIDLTIARGEVVVVIGPSGSGKSTLCRTINRLETIDSGAISIDGKALPQEGRELARLRADVGMVFQSFNLFAHKTVLENVMLGQVKVRKADKKAAEQKARTLLDRVGVGSQAEKYPAQLSGGQQQRVAIARALAMDPKVMLFDEPTSALDPEMINEVLEVMQQLARDGMTMVVVTHEMGFARSAANRVVFMADGKIVEEATPDEFFSNPRSDRAKDFLSKILHH
- a CDS encoding glutamate ABC transporter substrate-binding protein, giving the protein MKLHKASAAAAAALVLSLTATACGGDSDSGGGDGDGGKKITVGIKYDQPGLGLKTPDGKFTGFDVDVATYVAKELGYDAKDITFKQAPSAERENLIKNGDVKFVVASYSINDKRKAEVDFAGPYFLAHQDLLVRADDNSITKATDLNSKKLCSVTGSTSAQNVKEKLAPKADLLQQGGYSECLTGLENKSVDALTTDNSILAGYAAQKEHQGKFKLVGLSLSDENYGIGLKKGDKDLQTKINAALKKMVDDGSWDKFVKANFGPANYKNEPAPKITEGS